In Amycolatopsis coloradensis, one genomic interval encodes:
- a CDS encoding MoxR family ATPase → MTLTPRVAYEQIAENVQSVVRGKPEVVRLTVAALFAEGHLLMEDVPGVGKTTIARCVAASIGGRWSRIQFTPDLLPGDITGVMVYHQNAERFQFHPGGIFANVVLADEINRGTPKTQAALLEVMAERRVTVDSVGQAVPRPFLVVATQNPIELEGTYRLPEAQLDRFLMRISVGYPDLESEMRVVMGDCAGVTPDELKPVLSIADVQSVIDEVRKSHLAPEIVNYAVRLAAASRSHPDVRYGASPRGSIALIRAAQGLAATFGRDFVTPDDVKDVAHPVLDHRLVLTPDAELNQRRTADIVDELLGATAAPMAAMGR, encoded by the coding sequence GTGACGCTCACACCCAGGGTCGCCTACGAGCAGATCGCCGAGAACGTGCAATCGGTGGTGCGCGGCAAACCGGAGGTCGTCCGGCTCACCGTGGCCGCGCTGTTCGCCGAAGGGCATCTGCTGATGGAGGACGTGCCCGGCGTCGGGAAGACGACGATCGCGCGCTGTGTCGCCGCCAGCATCGGCGGCCGGTGGAGCCGGATCCAGTTCACCCCCGACCTGCTGCCCGGCGACATCACCGGCGTGATGGTCTACCACCAGAACGCCGAACGCTTCCAGTTCCACCCCGGCGGCATCTTCGCCAACGTGGTGCTGGCGGACGAGATCAACCGGGGTACGCCGAAGACGCAGGCCGCGCTGCTGGAGGTGATGGCGGAACGCCGCGTCACCGTCGATTCGGTCGGCCAGGCGGTGCCGAGGCCGTTCCTCGTGGTGGCCACGCAGAACCCGATCGAACTGGAGGGCACCTACCGGCTGCCCGAGGCGCAGCTGGACCGGTTCCTCATGCGCATTTCGGTCGGCTACCCGGATCTGGAATCCGAGATGCGCGTGGTCATGGGCGACTGCGCCGGGGTGACGCCGGACGAGCTGAAGCCGGTGCTGAGCATCGCCGACGTCCAGTCGGTCATCGACGAGGTCCGGAAGTCCCATCTGGCACCGGAGATCGTCAACTACGCGGTCCGGCTGGCCGCGGCGAGCCGGTCGCATCCGGACGTCCGCTACGGCGCGAGCCCGCGCGGCAGCATCGCGCTGATCCGGGCGGCGCAAGGGCTCGCGGCCACCTTCGGCCGCGACTTCGTCACCCCCGACGACGTCAAGGACGTCGCGCATCCGGTGCTCGACCACCGGCTCGTACTGACCCCCGACGCGGAACTCAACCAGCGGCGGACCGCCGACATCGTCGACGAACTCCTGGGCGCGACGGCCGCTCCCATGGCCGCGATGGGGAGGTAG
- a CDS encoding DUF6292 family protein translates to MPVRHPHTRDAVWGYLAEVTEVLGVGLESCTVDHDSPVSAYVALDERLPTHPERDVALLWDEIHGWAVAIETHSGEDLIVLRYLGGKTATPRPSQVARFLRAVREDDHSVGQLTPPDFGVLFAAHE, encoded by the coding sequence ATGCCTGTCCGCCACCCGCACACCCGCGACGCCGTGTGGGGGTATCTCGCCGAAGTCACCGAGGTTCTCGGCGTCGGCCTCGAATCCTGCACCGTCGACCACGACAGCCCGGTCTCGGCGTACGTCGCGCTCGACGAGCGGCTCCCCACCCATCCTGAGCGCGACGTCGCGCTGCTGTGGGACGAGATCCACGGCTGGGCCGTGGCGATCGAGACCCACTCCGGCGAGGATCTCATCGTCCTCCGTTACCTGGGCGGGAAGACCGCCACCCCGCGTCCCTCCCAGGTCGCGCGCTTCCTCAGGGCCGTCCGCGAGGACGACCACAGCGTCGGGCAGCTCACCCCGCCGGATTTCGGCGTCCTGTTTGCCGCGCACGAGTGA
- a CDS encoding TspO/MBR family protein yields the protein MTAIPGRLRAPLAFLPFLAAVAVVALVGGLAAADARSVYSGLERPSFAPPAWLFGPVWTVLYLAIAVSGWLYWKAGGDRRGLTWYAVQLVLNAAWTPLFFAAGAYGLALADIVLLDVAIVVTALYFRRSSRVSAALLLPYLAWTLYATALTAAIVALN from the coding sequence ATGACTGCGATCCCAGGACGACTCCGCGCACCGCTGGCGTTCCTCCCGTTCCTGGCCGCGGTCGCGGTGGTCGCACTCGTCGGCGGACTCGCCGCGGCCGACGCCCGCTCTGTCTACAGTGGACTCGAACGGCCGTCGTTCGCGCCGCCCGCGTGGTTGTTCGGTCCGGTGTGGACGGTTCTGTACCTCGCCATCGCGGTGTCGGGCTGGCTGTACTGGAAAGCGGGTGGCGACCGCCGGGGACTGACCTGGTACGCGGTACAACTGGTCCTGAACGCCGCGTGGACGCCGCTGTTCTTCGCGGCCGGCGCCTACGGCCTCGCCCTCGCCGACATCGTCCTGCTCGACGTCGCGATCGTCGTCACCGCTCTGTACTTCCGCCGGTCTTCCCGGGTTTCGGCCGCGTTGCTGCTGCCGTACCTCGCCTGGACGCTGTACGCGACCGCGCTCACCGCCGCGATCGTCGCGCTCAACTGA
- a CDS encoding decarboxylase — protein MTRIGLLYPTRDCGEDDFLALAGKLSPDLTVDFAYVPWGDNVGQVDDLDAAGKHEAVRELGAPGRLVSAARFGTAPDVVSWACSSCSFTRGLDGALEQSRVLGERLGVPARSTSLAYLTALAHLGTGRVALASVYHRDTTATFAGFLAEAGVSTVHSVSADAPSDRALAAWDGRRITELAASADHDEAEALLIPETALHTTPLLEDLETGLGKPVLTATAVTLWDSLRALGTPPIRQGLGELFSR, from the coding sequence GTGACCAGGATCGGCCTGCTGTACCCGACGCGGGACTGCGGTGAGGACGATTTCCTCGCCCTGGCGGGAAAACTGAGTCCCGACCTCACCGTGGACTTCGCCTATGTCCCGTGGGGCGACAACGTCGGCCAGGTCGATGACCTCGACGCGGCCGGAAAACACGAAGCCGTGCGCGAACTCGGCGCGCCGGGCCGGCTCGTGTCCGCCGCGCGGTTCGGCACGGCGCCGGACGTCGTCAGCTGGGCCTGCTCAAGTTGCAGCTTCACGCGCGGCCTCGACGGCGCGCTCGAACAGTCGCGCGTGCTCGGCGAACGGCTCGGTGTCCCGGCGCGCAGCACTTCGCTGGCGTACCTCACCGCGCTCGCCCACTTGGGCACCGGGCGCGTGGCGCTCGCCTCGGTCTATCACCGCGACACGACCGCGACTTTCGCCGGTTTCCTCGCGGAGGCGGGTGTCTCCACCGTTCATTCGGTCTCCGCCGACGCGCCTTCGGACCGGGCGCTCGCGGCCTGGGACGGCCGCCGCATCACCGAACTCGCCGCGTCGGCCGACCACGACGAGGCCGAAGCGCTGCTGATCCCCGAAACAGCCCTGCACACGACGCCGTTGCTCGAAGACCTCGAAACCGGCCTCGGCAAACCCGTGCTGACGGCCACCGCGGTGACCCTCTGGGATTCCCTGCGCGCGCTGGGCACCCCGCCGATCCGGCAGGGCCTCGGCGAGTTGTTCAGCCGCTGA
- a CDS encoding DUF58 domain-containing protein, which translates to MRLTRRGVIVLAFAAGSYALGELAGYTFFRAFAGIAAGAVLIALVTTRFRPRVEIGRTVQPDRVERGKPALASLVVRNTGSRRHGGFAAGDGIGNETHRLRVRPLAPGAEATYHYELPTATRGKLRVGPLVVHRPDLFDLARGDRAVGDSAWLWVHPRRHSVRAAQAGHPRHHHEGPITDPPLRGSADLRAVREYVIGDEVRHLHWKATARTGRLMVREYADPAQPRFTTVLDTRPASMTPAVFEEAVEVAASLFYASASAGQHCRLITSAGADTLTDSGVRAARTLLDELALVTQDAADDAPLLPSVLAAAERPGGVLVVVTGPDADLGHTARWRPDTVVRLGDLRPSAGSGGLIIAVDATGAAAQWNSLVGKA; encoded by the coding sequence GTGCGGCTCACCCGCCGCGGCGTCATCGTGCTGGCCTTCGCCGCCGGGTCCTACGCCCTCGGCGAACTGGCCGGGTACACGTTTTTCCGTGCCTTCGCGGGGATCGCGGCGGGTGCGGTGCTGATCGCTCTGGTCACCACCAGGTTCCGGCCGCGGGTGGAGATCGGCCGGACCGTCCAGCCGGACCGGGTCGAACGGGGGAAACCCGCGCTGGCCTCGCTCGTCGTGCGCAACACCGGTTCGCGGCGGCACGGCGGTTTCGCCGCGGGAGACGGGATCGGGAACGAAACGCACCGACTGCGAGTCCGCCCGCTCGCACCCGGCGCCGAAGCGACGTACCACTACGAGCTCCCGACGGCGACACGCGGGAAGCTGCGCGTCGGCCCGCTCGTCGTGCACCGGCCCGACCTGTTCGACCTCGCTCGCGGAGACCGGGCCGTCGGGGATTCCGCGTGGTTGTGGGTGCATCCGCGACGGCACTCGGTGCGCGCGGCGCAGGCCGGGCACCCGAGGCACCACCACGAAGGCCCGATCACCGACCCGCCACTGCGTGGTTCGGCGGATCTGCGCGCGGTGCGGGAGTACGTGATCGGGGACGAGGTCCGGCATCTGCACTGGAAGGCGACGGCCAGGACCGGACGGCTCATGGTGCGCGAGTACGCCGACCCCGCCCAGCCCCGGTTCACCACCGTGCTCGACACGCGGCCCGCGTCGATGACGCCCGCCGTTTTCGAGGAGGCCGTCGAGGTGGCGGCTTCCCTGTTCTACGCGTCGGCGTCGGCGGGGCAGCACTGCCGCCTGATCACCTCCGCCGGCGCGGACACGCTGACCGACAGCGGGGTGCGCGCGGCGAGGACGCTGCTGGACGAACTCGCGCTCGTCACGCAGGACGCGGCGGACGACGCGCCGTTGCTGCCCTCGGTCCTCGCCGCCGCCGAACGCCCCGGCGGGGTGCTCGTGGTGGTCACCGGCCCGGACGCCGATCTCGGCCACACGGCCCGCTGGCGGCCCGACACCGTGGTCCGGCTCGGTGACCTCAGGCCGTCGGCCGGCTCCGGTGGACTGATCATCGCGGTCGACGCCACCGGTGCCGCGGCCCAATGGAACTCCTTGGTGGGGAAGGCATGA
- a CDS encoding plasmid stabilization protein codes for MPEQSWSDKRERQYEHIKSSQKKRGASTGRAKEIAARTVNKNRAQSGESKTASKSSTRDTSPQKRGGQRSGNRKGPGGPTKDQLYNEAKKRNIKGRSTMTKKDLQNALGR; via the coding sequence GTGCCTGAACAGAGCTGGAGCGACAAACGCGAACGTCAGTACGAGCACATCAAGTCCTCTCAGAAGAAGCGTGGCGCGAGCACCGGCCGCGCCAAGGAGATCGCCGCACGCACGGTGAACAAGAACCGCGCGCAATCCGGTGAATCCAAGACCGCGAGCAAGAGTTCGACCAGGGACACCTCGCCGCAGAAACGCGGCGGCCAACGGTCCGGCAACCGCAAGGGGCCCGGCGGGCCGACCAAGGACCAGCTCTACAACGAAGCGAAGAAGCGCAACATCAAAGGCCGGTCCACCATGACCAAGAAGGACCTGCAGAACGCCCTCGGCCGCTGA
- a CDS encoding Hsp20/alpha crystallin family protein → MLMRTDPFRELDRLTQHMFGAANPGTWSKPATMPMDAYREGDEFVVCFDLPGVTAEAIELDVERNVLTVKAERRPFAGKDVQMQVSERPLGVFSRQLFLGEALDTDNIAAGYEAGVLTLRIPIAEKAKPRRIEITGSTSDRKEIQA, encoded by the coding sequence ATGTTGATGCGCACCGACCCGTTCCGCGAGCTGGACAGGCTGACCCAGCACATGTTCGGCGCCGCGAATCCGGGCACCTGGTCCAAACCGGCCACCATGCCGATGGACGCGTACCGCGAAGGCGACGAGTTCGTCGTCTGCTTCGATCTTCCCGGTGTCACCGCCGAGGCGATCGAGCTGGACGTCGAACGCAACGTCCTGACCGTCAAGGCCGAGCGGCGGCCGTTCGCGGGGAAAGACGTCCAGATGCAGGTTTCCGAACGTCCGCTCGGTGTCTTCTCCCGCCAACTGTTCCTCGGCGAAGCGCTCGACACCGACAACATCGCGGCCGGCTACGAAGCGGGCGTGCTGACCCTGCGCATCCCGATCGCCGAGAAGGCCAAGCCGCGGCGCATCGAAATCACCGGTTCCACGTCGGACCGCAAGGAGATCCAGGCCTGA
- a CDS encoding HSP18 transcriptional regulator produces MDEDPAQTVRTVRDVVAEARSGVSEPERLLAALVALKTVREQLAAWEPELIAAARAGGTSWTALAPALGVASRQAAERRFLRLRPSDGGESTGEARVDAERDRRAGDRAVAEWARRNSAILRQLAGQAGALDGLNAKAKESAERLSAVLGEDDVTGLLAPLADLRAHLPREHTGFAERLGEIGMHTEQVRRSAVDDRRDRNSSR; encoded by the coding sequence ATGGACGAAGACCCCGCCCAGACCGTGCGCACCGTGCGCGACGTGGTGGCCGAGGCCCGCTCCGGAGTTTCGGAACCGGAGAGGCTCCTGGCGGCGCTGGTCGCGTTGAAGACGGTTCGTGAGCAACTGGCGGCTTGGGAGCCGGAGCTGATCGCTGCCGCTCGCGCGGGCGGCACCAGCTGGACGGCGCTCGCCCCCGCGCTGGGGGTCGCGAGCCGTCAGGCGGCGGAGCGGCGGTTCCTGCGGTTGCGGCCGTCCGACGGCGGGGAGAGCACGGGGGAGGCGCGGGTCGACGCGGAACGAGACCGGCGGGCGGGTGATCGCGCGGTGGCCGAGTGGGCGCGGCGCAACTCGGCGATCCTGCGGCAGCTGGCCGGTCAGGCGGGCGCGCTGGACGGATTGAACGCCAAGGCCAAGGAAAGCGCCGAGAGGCTGAGCGCGGTGCTCGGCGAGGACGACGTCACCGGTCTTCTGGCGCCGCTGGCCGACCTTCGCGCCCATCTGCCCCGCGAGCACACCGGGTTCGCCGAACGGCTCGGCGAGATCGGCATGCACACCGAGCAGGTCCGGCGGTCCGCCGTCGACGACAGGAGGGATCGCAACTCTTCGCGGTGA
- a CDS encoding nucleotidyltransferase domain-containing protein produces MNDDTFLAHVTGTLAALPSVHAVTLGGSRAQDTHGPGSDWDFAVYYRGGFDPADLRAVGWDGEVSDLGAWGGGVFNGGAWLTIDGRHVDVHYRDLGSVEHHLAEARQGRFHWEPLMFHLAGVPSYLPVAELAVNRVLRGDLPRPDYPEALRETAPAMWRGRAELTLRYTRGAFVPRGQATEVAGALATAAMETAHAVLAARGEWVTNEKRLLQRAGLREIDTVVAGLRADPDALAKALDDAETLLRTAT; encoded by the coding sequence ATGAACGACGACACTTTCCTTGCCCACGTGACCGGCACGCTGGCCGCGCTTCCCTCGGTGCACGCCGTCACCCTCGGCGGGTCCCGCGCGCAGGACACGCACGGCCCCGGCAGCGACTGGGATTTCGCCGTCTACTACCGCGGCGGCTTCGATCCGGCCGACCTCCGGGCCGTCGGCTGGGACGGCGAGGTCTCCGACCTCGGCGCGTGGGGCGGCGGCGTGTTCAACGGCGGCGCCTGGCTCACGATCGACGGCAGGCACGTCGACGTCCACTACCGCGACCTCGGCTCCGTCGAGCACCATCTCGCCGAAGCACGGCAGGGCCGGTTCCATTGGGAGCCGTTGATGTTCCACCTCGCGGGCGTCCCGAGTTACCTGCCCGTCGCCGAACTCGCGGTCAACCGCGTGCTGCGCGGCGACCTGCCGCGGCCGGACTACCCGGAAGCGCTGCGGGAAACGGCCCCGGCGATGTGGCGAGGCCGCGCCGAACTGACCCTGCGTTACACCCGTGGCGCCTTCGTCCCGCGCGGGCAGGCCACGGAGGTCGCGGGCGCGCTGGCCACCGCCGCGATGGAGACGGCGCACGCGGTCCTCGCGGCTCGCGGAGAGTGGGTCACCAACGAGAAACGGCTGTTGCAGCGCGCGGGATTGCGCGAGATCGACACGGTCGTCGCGGGTTTGCGCGCGGACCCGGACGCCCTCGCCAAGGCGCTGGACGACGCGGAGACGCTGCTCCGGACGGCCACCTGA
- a CDS encoding type VII secretion protein EccE has product MTDLGAARTGGRYHAPPPPLPQAAPAAPRAEAIPDPLAYAAPAARAAAREAALAALTAARQAEQRPRGFAAVPVPAAVPGAPRPNPPAPVAVRRSGRFGGIGVAQIVCWQLVLVALVLVAGRPWPLAAAVVTAAVVVLALTTVRIRGRWLYAWLGSASGYLTRDRDRDLRNAGEAGRALLRLLSPEAAGTAGEIGDETVFMVSRADGITAVLQPKSAVREQPMPSPLTLLPPAREQASDVAAQVIHHVGADRSRPPRGWVALQALRTVDVHRDADVRQALGNTVRRVRRQLRRGGLPVRALAENEVLGVLASLAHVTAGRARIREDWRFWHSGPICQATFRLDGWDTLSPVLTADLSRRLLAAAPGSAVTLAVTARRSAAETEPRVSASIRIAAAGTQAVEHAVRDLELAARRGGLTLDRLDGRHAKGVAATLPLGVS; this is encoded by the coding sequence ATGACCGATCTCGGCGCGGCCAGGACGGGCGGGCGGTACCACGCGCCGCCCCCGCCGCTTCCCCAAGCCGCACCGGCCGCACCGCGGGCCGAGGCCATTCCCGATCCGCTCGCCTACGCCGCGCCGGCCGCGCGGGCCGCCGCCCGTGAGGCCGCGCTGGCCGCGCTCACCGCCGCTCGCCAGGCGGAGCAGCGACCGCGAGGATTCGCGGCGGTACCCGTACCCGCCGCGGTGCCCGGTGCGCCACGGCCGAATCCACCGGCGCCCGTCGCGGTGCGGCGGTCCGGACGGTTCGGCGGGATCGGCGTGGCGCAGATCGTGTGCTGGCAACTCGTCCTCGTCGCGCTCGTCCTGGTGGCGGGGCGGCCATGGCCGCTGGCGGCCGCGGTGGTCACCGCCGCCGTCGTGGTCCTCGCGCTGACCACCGTGCGGATCCGCGGCCGCTGGCTCTACGCCTGGCTCGGTTCGGCGTCCGGCTATCTGACGCGGGACCGTGACCGGGATCTCCGGAACGCGGGAGAGGCGGGCCGGGCGCTGCTGCGCCTGCTGTCGCCGGAAGCGGCGGGGACGGCGGGCGAGATCGGCGACGAGACGGTGTTCATGGTCAGCCGTGCCGACGGGATCACCGCTGTGCTGCAACCGAAATCGGCCGTACGCGAACAGCCGATGCCGTCGCCGCTGACCTTGCTGCCGCCGGCCCGCGAACAGGCGTCGGACGTCGCCGCACAGGTCATCCACCACGTCGGCGCGGACCGTTCACGGCCACCACGGGGCTGGGTCGCGTTGCAGGCGCTGCGCACCGTCGACGTCCACCGCGACGCGGATGTGCGGCAGGCACTCGGGAACACGGTCCGGCGGGTGCGGCGGCAGCTCCGTCGCGGCGGACTGCCGGTGCGGGCGCTCGCCGAAAACGAGGTCCTCGGCGTACTCGCCTCGCTGGCGCACGTCACGGCGGGCCGGGCGCGCATCCGCGAGGACTGGCGGTTCTGGCACAGCGGCCCGATCTGCCAGGCGACCTTCCGCCTCGACGGCTGGGACACGCTTTCCCCGGTGCTCACGGCGGATCTCTCGCGCCGTCTGCTCGCCGCCGCCCCCGGTTCCGCGGTGACACTGGCCGTGACCGCCCGCCGGAGCGCCGCCGAGACCGAACCGCGCGTCAGTGCCTCGATCCGGATCGCCGCCGCAGGAACCCAGGCGGTGGAACACGCGGTGCGGGACCTGGAACTCGCCGCCCGCCGGGGCGGGCTCACCCTGGACCGGCTCGACGGCAGGCACGCCAAGGGAGTGGCCGCCACGCTGCCGCTCGGGGTCAGTTGA
- a CDS encoding SigB/SigF/SigG family RNA polymerase sigma factor has product MEDIDHVVLREEAVPAPRDRRSRRRDDYSHCRPWFDEMAALPAGHPERECLRERLILELLPVAEHIAVRFSGRGQPREDLIQVARIGLMKAVDRFDPGQGGDFLAYAVPTVMGEVRRFFRDTGWAVHVPRGMQELRTRLSRATTELTQTLGRAPTPTELAAHLDVDVDTVREGLLAANSYQTSSLDRPVNDGEGSLPLSDVVGELDSRFEHIEDRHTVVPLLQRLPERERAIVTMRFFDGMTQSQIAERVGISQMHVSRLLTKILQDLRGRLSG; this is encoded by the coding sequence ATGGAAGACATCGATCACGTCGTCCTGCGGGAAGAGGCGGTCCCGGCTCCTCGTGACCGCCGTTCACGGCGCAGGGACGATTACTCCCATTGCCGTCCCTGGTTCGACGAGATGGCCGCTTTACCCGCCGGTCACCCGGAACGGGAGTGCCTGCGGGAACGCCTGATCCTCGAACTGCTGCCGGTCGCCGAGCACATCGCCGTCCGGTTCAGCGGACGAGGGCAGCCGCGGGAAGACCTGATCCAGGTGGCGCGGATCGGCCTGATGAAGGCCGTGGACCGGTTCGATCCGGGACAGGGCGGGGATTTCCTGGCGTACGCGGTGCCGACGGTGATGGGCGAGGTGCGGCGTTTCTTCCGTGACACCGGCTGGGCGGTCCACGTTCCGCGCGGGATGCAGGAACTGCGCACCCGGCTTTCGCGGGCGACCACGGAACTCACCCAGACCCTCGGCCGCGCGCCGACTCCCACCGAACTCGCCGCCCATCTCGACGTGGACGTCGACACCGTCCGCGAAGGCCTGCTCGCCGCGAACAGCTACCAGACGTCGTCCCTGGACCGGCCGGTCAACGACGGCGAGGGTTCGCTTCCGCTGTCCGACGTGGTGGGAGAACTGGATTCCCGCTTCGAGCACATCGAGGACCGGCACACCGTGGTCCCGCTGCTCCAACGGCTGCCGGAGCGGGAGCGGGCGATCGTGACCATGCGGTTCTTCGACGGGATGACCCAATCGCAGATCGCCGAACGCGTCGGGATCTCCCAGATGCACGTTTCCCGCCTGCTCACGAAGATCCTGCAGGATCTGCGCGGCAGGCTCAGCGGCTGA
- a CDS encoding fibronectin type III domain-containing protein: MNTEKRFSAVARTRMAVALVVAGCLALVGLAVTGQAATPERLEFVQVGHWVYNDAAQSAFHVDGSTNRVDARADVPGANGSQVAQGDGSGYVVERNRITEFDKATLSVEESVPPPAPETPFVLEIAGGPYLVYRNAGQIVRLGDPAATVPAGGPLSRPVATTEGTVWTHRVDNGSVCELPKGAAVMTCPAQLPPGHGGGLTLVGDQPVVLDTTGDSLHRVGPDGLGDGLPLGIKLSPSAQVANSAVGDRLAIADPERNQLHLIDISGLDQDRPSAKPISVELSKGSRFNGPLSSSNVVAMVDETRGEVLTYDATGKLRSTTKVPGQGTAPRLAKGEDNRIYVDSSDGSHVLVVNGDDGTVADVDVDKAASSQTAGAPSADPEPSGDQPPPQQQQQQQAPPNTQKAPPPVAKATPPGAPRKVSASSGDGSVKVSWSPAADNGARITGYRVTWTGGSTRVGGSSRGTTISGLTNGTPYVITVVAENSAGIGPGASAKAVIPGPANRPAGAPVVTANATAAGKVSVSWTQPDLRGGTLVHYLVSVTGKGQRTVSGTSAEFTGVTGTATVTVRAVTKFGSGSTLTGATGSRKVTVPVPSDPPTITISTVRMGTTGLVVEVRADGKGASATCQAEFNGARSASKACSGATSLPINNVIFGGAITVTATIKTSGGTASDSWTGVPSMNGGALVWLGPMALAGLRRRKEKELL, translated from the coding sequence GTGAACACCGAGAAGCGGTTCAGCGCGGTGGCCAGGACGAGAATGGCCGTGGCGCTGGTGGTCGCGGGCTGCCTGGCGCTGGTCGGCCTCGCCGTGACCGGACAGGCGGCGACCCCGGAACGGCTGGAGTTCGTCCAGGTCGGTCACTGGGTCTACAACGACGCCGCCCAGTCCGCGTTCCACGTCGACGGTTCGACGAACCGCGTCGACGCGCGCGCGGACGTGCCCGGCGCGAACGGCAGCCAGGTCGCGCAGGGGGACGGTTCCGGCTACGTGGTCGAGCGGAACCGCATCACGGAGTTCGACAAGGCGACCTTGAGCGTGGAGGAGTCCGTGCCGCCGCCCGCGCCGGAAACCCCGTTCGTGCTGGAGATCGCGGGCGGTCCGTACCTGGTCTACCGCAACGCCGGCCAGATCGTGCGCCTCGGGGACCCGGCCGCGACAGTGCCCGCAGGGGGGCCACTGTCCCGGCCGGTCGCCACGACCGAGGGAACGGTGTGGACGCACCGCGTCGACAACGGCTCGGTCTGCGAACTGCCCAAGGGCGCCGCCGTCATGACCTGTCCCGCGCAGCTCCCGCCCGGACACGGCGGCGGGCTCACGCTCGTCGGCGACCAGCCGGTCGTGCTCGACACCACCGGCGACAGCCTCCACCGTGTCGGCCCGGACGGGCTCGGCGACGGCCTTCCGCTCGGCATCAAGCTCTCGCCGTCGGCACAGGTCGCCAACAGCGCCGTCGGCGACCGGCTGGCCATCGCCGACCCGGAGCGCAACCAGCTCCACCTCATCGACATCAGCGGCCTCGACCAGGATCGCCCGTCCGCGAAGCCGATTTCGGTCGAGCTCTCCAAGGGCAGCCGGTTCAACGGCCCGCTCTCCTCGTCGAACGTCGTCGCCATGGTCGACGAGACCCGCGGCGAGGTGCTGACCTACGACGCCACCGGCAAGCTCCGGTCCACCACGAAGGTGCCGGGCCAGGGAACGGCGCCGAGGCTGGCCAAGGGCGAGGACAACCGGATCTACGTCGACAGCTCCGACGGCTCGCACGTCCTGGTCGTCAACGGCGACGACGGCACGGTGGCCGACGTCGACGTCGACAAGGCGGCCAGCAGCCAGACGGCGGGCGCGCCGTCGGCCGATCCGGAACCGTCCGGCGACCAGCCCCCGCCGCAGCAGCAACAACAACAACAAGCTCCGCCGAATACCCAGAAGGCACCTCCGCCGGTGGCGAAGGCGACTCCGCCCGGCGCGCCGAGGAAGGTGAGCGCGTCGTCCGGGGACGGCTCGGTCAAGGTCTCGTGGAGCCCGGCCGCGGACAACGGCGCGCGGATCACCGGCTACCGGGTGACCTGGACCGGAGGATCCACGCGTGTCGGCGGATCGTCACGAGGGACGACGATTTCCGGGCTGACCAACGGAACCCCGTATGTGATCACCGTGGTCGCGGAGAACTCGGCGGGGATCGGCCCCGGCGCCAGCGCCAAGGCGGTCATCCCGGGGCCCGCGAACCGGCCGGCCGGGGCGCCGGTCGTCACCGCGAACGCCACCGCGGCAGGCAAGGTTTCGGTGAGCTGGACCCAGCCCGACCTCCGCGGCGGCACGCTGGTGCACTACCTGGTCAGCGTGACAGGCAAGGGCCAGCGCACGGTTTCGGGCACGTCCGCGGAATTCACCGGGGTCACCGGAACCGCGACCGTCACGGTCCGCGCGGTGACGAAGTTCGGCTCGGGCTCCACGCTCACCGGCGCCACCGGCAGCAGGAAGGTCACCGTGCCGGTGCCGTCGGATCCGCCGACCATCACCATCTCCACCGTCCGGATGGGGACGACGGGCCTGGTCGTCGAGGTCAGGGCAGACGGGAAGGGCGCGTCCGCGACCTGCCAGGCGGAGTTCAACGGCGCCCGCTCGGCTTCGAAAGCCTGCTCCGGTGCCACCAGCCTGCCCATCAACAACGTGATCTTCGGCGGAGCCATCACGGTGACCGCCACCATCAAGACGTCCGGGGGCACGGCTTCGGACAGCTGGACCGGGGTGCCGTCGATGAACGGCGGCGCGCTGGTCTGGCTCGGCCCGATGGCACTGGCCGGCCTGCGCCGACGAAAGGAAAAGGAACTTCTGTGA